A segment of the Manis javanica isolate MJ-LG chromosome 10, MJ_LKY, whole genome shotgun sequence genome:
AGAGGGATAAGCCTCTCCTAAAGCAGTGGGTGTTTTGAAAGCAGAGGAGCAGAGGCTTTCCAACTCTAAGTGCTGACCCTCCTCCTTACTTCCCAGGTATGCGGTGACATCCATGGACAGTTCTATGACCTCAAGGAGCTGTTCAGAGTGAGTGTGGGGAACACTGGGAAAGGCGACTGGTGGCAAGGTTGGGGGGGTGACTGGCAGACCCCTTTAATTGAGAATGGAAGCTTTGATTTTGGTGAGTGGCACTGGGGCAAGAAACCGCTAGTTAGGTGGGTGGGCCCTTTATGAGAGAGGGGCCTCAACTTGACTGGCACATGGACTACCACTACAGTGGGCAGAGGACAGTGTAGGGCCAAGCAGAATCTCCCTCCTTTTAGGTGGGTGGTGACGTCCCTGAGACCAACTACCTCTTCATGGGGGACTTTGTGGATCGTGGTTTCTACAGCGTCGAAACGTTTCTCCTGCTGTTGGCTCTTAAGGTGGGAACCCCTGGCTTCGGAGCCCAAACTGGGCCACCTCAGGCCTGACCTGTCTGCagccttcctgccctttcctgcTCTATTCCCCTCCAAGTCGGCTGTATTGCTCGTGACAGACACGTGCAGCTTGGTGGGGGCTAGTCAGAGAAGGTTTCCTTGACTTGGGGGTGTCTGATTGGGCCCCTGGAGGATGAGGTCAGAGGGGTGGCATTATAGGAAGGAAACAGAGGTTCCCTTGTGTTAATACAGTATCTGCTGGTGGGGGAGAGGGTATAAGGAGCTAGATGACAAAGGGCCATCAGTATCTTGTTAAGGGCTTGGTCTACCTGGTAAGTGAAAAGGGAGCTAGAGCCAGTAGGTTTACAGTTGATAGGGTGGGGTCAGTTTTGCATCCTGTTGAGGAGGAGTGAGGGTCTTTGAGCTGGATGTACCATGGTTTAGGCAAGAGATGATGTGATTCTGGGCTGGAGCAGTGGTGATAAGGATAGAGTGGGGCTGGCAGATATGAGGAGGTCTGGGAGAGGACAGGTAAGGTTATGAGGAGGAGACAGAGCCTAGCCCCCATCCCTGGCTTGGTGGCTACCTCCAGGTTCGCTATCCTGACCGCATCACTCTGATCCGGGGCAACCATGAGAGCCGCCAGATCACCCAGGTCTATGGCTTCTATGATGAGTGCCTGCGCAAGTATGGCTCAGTGACTGTGTGGCGCTACTGCACTGAGATTTTTGACTACCTCAGCCTATCAGCCATCATCGATGGCAAGGTAGGCCGGCCACAGGGCCCCAGGGGTCGGGAGGGGTGGGAAAGGTGCCAGGCTTCAGCCAGCCCTCCCTCCTTTCTTGTTGTCTTTGTAGATCTTTTGTGTACATGGGGGCCTCTCCCCATCCATCCAGACCCTGGACCAGATCCGGACAATTGACCGAAAGCAGGAGGTGCCGCATGATGGGCCCATGTGTGACCTGCTCTGGTCTGACCCTGAAGGTGAGGGCAAGCAGATAGGGCAGGGGTAGGTAGACTCTACCCTTAATTGGTGAGAGACTTAAGGAGGTCCTGTGTTAAAGCAAGTGCTTGAAGGTGGGGACAGCCAGACCATGTGAGTTTGGGGAAGAGCAGAGCAGGGCTGGTTTTCACTGGTGTCTGTGCTTGACCTGCCCACTAGTAGCACCCATGAGAGAGgagtggggagtgtggggagcTGGTGCTTTGAGCTCAGAGAAGGGGTTGGAGCATGTATGTCATAGCTCAGAGGCTTGTTGGGGACAAATCAACAGCTCCCTGAATGTGCAGGGGCTTTTGCAGAGGTCAGACTCTCAGAATGATAGCCCTCTGAGG
Coding sequences within it:
- the PPP4C gene encoding serine/threonine-protein phosphatase 4 catalytic subunit isoform X2 produces the protein MGDFVDRGFYSVETFLLLLALKVRYPDRITLIRGNHESRQITQVYGFYDECLRKYGSVTVWRYCTEIFDYLSLSAIIDGKIFCVHGGLSPSIQTLDQIRTIDRKQEVPHDGPMCDLLWSDPEDTTGWGVSPRGAGYLFGSDVVAQFNAANDIDMICRAHQLVMEGYKWHFNETVLTVWSAPNYCYRCGNVAAILELDEHLQKDFIIFEAAPQETRGIPSKKPVADYFL